One window from the genome of Nicotiana sylvestris chromosome 9, ASM39365v2, whole genome shotgun sequence encodes:
- the LOC104232277 gene encoding indole-3-pyruvate monooxygenase YUCCA6-like, translating into MDYLREIEGKRSHDHCYFHKKKIERCVYVPGPVIVGGGPSGLAVAACLKSKGVPSVVLERSNCIASLWQLKTYDRLRLHLPKQFCELPLMSFPNDFPTYPTKQQFTNYLENYAKTFDINPVFNQTVISAEYDRNLGFWRVKTAATEYVCRWLVAATGENAEAVVPGIEGMDGFGGSIMHTCLYKSGEIFRGKKVLVVGCGNSGMEVCLDLCNHNATPSIVVRHAVHVLPQEMLGKSTFGMSMWLLKWLPMRLVDGFLLMVSRLMLGDTSQLGLDRPQTGPLELKNLSGKTPVLDVGTLAKIKNGDIKVCPGIRRLNHHTVEFVNGKAENFDAIILATGYKSNVPSWLKERTMFSEEDGLPKRPFPNGWKGESGLYAVGFTKRGLLGASMDAKKIADDIQTCWLSESKHVTAFARSPLSQS; encoded by the exons ATGGACTACTTGAGAGAAATAGAAGGTAAAAGATCTCATGATCATTGTTATTTTCACAAGAAAAAAATAGAGAGATGTGTATATGTTCCGGGGCCGGTGATAGTGGGAGGAGGACCATCAGGTCTAGCAGTAGCAGCTTGTTTGAAATCAAAAGGAGTTCCGAGTGTTGTTCTAGAAAGATCTAACTGTATAGCATCATTGTGGCAACTCAAAACTTATGATCGTCTCCGCCTTCATTTGCCAAAGCAATTTTGTGAACTTCCCCTTATGTCATTTCCTAATGATTTTCCAACGTACCCCACAAAGCAACAATTTACTAACTACTTGGAGAATTATGCCAAGACGTTTGATATTAACCCCGTTTTTAATCAAACGGTGATTAGTGCTGAGTATGATCGGAATCTCGGGTTTTGGCGGGTGAAGACGGCGGCAACGGAGTATGTATGCCGGTGGCTGGTGGCGGCGACGGGAGAAAATGCGGAGGCGGTAGTGCCGGGTATTGAAGGGATGGACGGGTTCGGTGGAAGTATAATGCATACGTGTTTGTATAAAAGTGGTGAAATATTTCGAGGGAAAAAAGTGTTGGTAGTTGGGTGTGGAAATTCAGGAATGGAAGTGTGTTTGGATCTATGTAATCATAATGCGACTCCTTCTATTGTGGTTAGACATGCT GTGCACGTCCTACCACAAGAGATGCTGGGAAAATCAACTTTTGGGATGTCCATGTGGTTATTAAAGTGGTTGCCCATGAGGCTTGTCGATGGATTTCTGCTAATGGTTTCCAGGTTGATGCTCGGCGATACGTCGCAGCTCGGCCTTGACCGGCCGCAGACGGGGCCGCTCGAGCTCAAAAACTTGTCCGGAAAAACACCGGTGCTCGACGTTGGCACACTCGCTAAGATTAAAAATGGAGACATTAAG GTATGTCCGGGAATTAGGAGATTAAATCATCACACGGTGGAATTTGTGAATGGGAAAGCAGAAAATTTTGATGCAATAATCTTAGCCACTGGTTACAAAAGCAATGTGCCCTCTTGGCTAAAG GAAAGGACAATGTTTTCAGAGGAAGATGGGCTTCCAAAAAGACCATTTCCTAATGGTTGGAAAGGGGAAAGTGGGCTCTATGCAGTGGGATTCACAAAACGTGGATTACTTGGAGCATCAATGGATGCCAAGAAAATTGCAGATGATATTCAAACTTGTTGGCTCTCTGAATCTAAACATGTTACAGCCTTTGCTCGATCTCCATTATCACAATCATAG